From the Dermacentor variabilis isolate Ectoservices chromosome 5, ASM5094787v1, whole genome shotgun sequence genome, the window CTTAAATAGGACATCCCAAAATTGATGTCGTCATGTTATCCACTGGAAGTCACTACCGGGACTTGGACGTTTTAATCTAATCGGGATGTCCACAGGATATTTGTGGTCGAATGGGTTACGCAATCCTAACCAAGGCGTTTTTTTTCACCAACGTAACAGTTTGCTAGCAAAAGCGTCTGCTAATTGATCAGTGTCAAACAAGAGAGACAGACTCGGCGTTTACCTCCTCTCCCTAACAACAAACACAACGCgagcgcacgcatgcacgcacgcacgcattcaCGCGCACAACACAAACACGAGCGCGCACGGTAACGCGCACACAGAGAGGCTGTTACATAAAAAATCTTCGGACAAAGGGCTCAACTCCACGGTATATAACGAACGATGAGGGCACAGAAATACGacagagacagaaagaaaaaagaacaataaccATATTCGACTGCGTGCACACACATGCGGCTTCGTGTGCGATGACATATAATCACGTGCCATCGAAGGACACTTTCATGCATTGGGTAGGTGTTACACGCGTGCTCATTTTAGCGTGAATTGCAGTTATTTGATATATTAGGCAAATATATAACTGTCAGACCAGCCCTGTATGACTCGAAACGAGGACACTATTGCATTCCGAAGAAGTCGACCCTTCGAAGGGAGCGAGAAAATCAACAAGGAATGTCCGCGCGGCCACGTACTGCCTACAAACGGCTCTGCCGCACGAGTTCCGGTTTACACTGATCAGCGTACGCTTCGTAGCAGTGTTGATTCGGCGCCACGATCGCATCCGGCACGTGACGAGAATTAATCTCCTCCCGATGAGTGGCCTACTCCTACGAGCCGCACTCCGGCTCGGGCGTGAACGTCACCGTTCATTCAACGCAACCGAGCCACCCTCCCTCGCCGACCGCGTTCTCGGCCTCGCTTGGCGGTCGGCGCAGGTAACGGCGAAGCGCGCGTGTCTGCGGGGAAAAACTGGCGTCCTTGAAATCTGTTGTCGCGCTCGGCGTCGCCCTTTCGCTGTCGGAGCGCCTCGCCGATGGCTGCTCATCCTTTCCGAAAACGGGTTTTCGTGCGTTGCGCTCGCGCTGGTAATGGAAAAAGTGGCTTGCGTTTGATTCCCCTCCCGGCTGTGCGCTCGACTCTCGGCTCAAACAAGGGCGGCATGGCTGCGCCGTCGTCCTCGCTGAGCTGTCGCTGTCGTTCGTGTCGCTGCGAGTAAAACGCGTCTGTCCAGCGGGTCTCAACAACCAGCTCGTTGGCACTCCGTACTTCTAAGACGGCTGGCTGTCGTCTATCGACGGGCAAGTATTTCAGTTCATCAAAACTTCGAGCCTTGTACAATGTTTCTCTGGCGATAACCAGGAACTTTGGGTCACTACTTTAACGGAGCACCTCTTCTGCAACCAGTTGTGTCAGTGTTCACAAGAGCTATGAAAGGTGCTAGTTCTTGGATTTTGACGGTTTTCTTGGCATCAGTCATGGTAGTACGGGGACGGGAAAACGCAGACAGCTTTCGCGCACGGTTTCTGCGTTTTCCTGCTCCCATACTTTGACACATACTACAAGAAGAATGCGTGTCAGTTGTTTATACTGAGCGACACGGTATTTGTATATATTATCGTTTTAGTTCCGTAGCTCCTTTAGCGGGCTGTTTATGACGTAAACGATAACATAGTGTTTGAAAGAAATCCCCCGTAAATTTCGAGACGGCGTACATTACGGCTACTCGTCGTAATGCTTTCTTCTGCAGAGAAGTGCAGTTTTGCAAGTTATAAAGAGTTTCCGTAATGAGCCaccgaaggaaaaaaagaacgtacAACATTCGTTGGTGTTTCGCTTTCGCCTCCTTCCAGAAAGCTTTTCTCGTTTATTTCAACAAAGCGAGTTTGAAAGCGAAGTGCTCATTTAGTAGCGAACGATGACCATGGTAAAAAACGAAATAAACGGCTTGTCGTTTTAACTGCGCACTACAGTATTTTGACCAGAGTCGTCTAGCCTTCGCTGGAAACACATCAGCGCACTAGCATTTGCCGAAAGCGCGAAATAATACTTGCAGATGAATAGAAACACGGCCAAAAAAATAGTGTCGTTTGCTTACCGTCAGCTGCTGACAGAGACCTACGTGATGCTTTTGTGATTGCCGAAAATGTTTTTTATTGCGCTGGctcaagtgcgtttcgttgtaCGCCGCGCCTGTTTTCACGAAGTGACTTTTGCTTCTTGTTCCCGCACAGCCATTCACGCCGCGGATACAGCCCCTCAACGGGCAGAGCTGCGTCCGAGGTGGAAGGTCGCAATCGACCGGAGACGAGGAAATGAATCTCCACTGGCTCGTTTTCTGCATCATGGCTCCTCTGGGAGTCCATGGGGGTCTTTTAGACTCTCTCCGTGAACTCAAAGCACAGAAAGCGCAACAACGGTCCCAAAAAACGATCGGCGATGTTGTGAACGGCAACAACGGGCTGGGCATCAGCCTTCTCCAAGCCTTAGGCGACCAGAATGTGCTGCTTTCCCCAATTAGTGTCAACATCGTCCTTCATATGGTTCTCATGGGAGCGCGGGGACGCACGGCCTACCAGATGTCCGCTCAAATGGGCCGTCCTTCTAGTGCTCTCATGAGTGAACTTCTCGGCAGAATGTCATCCCCAGGTGGCAAAAGCAGGGCCACAGCTTTGGACCACGCTTCGGCTGTGCTCATTCAGGAAGGCGCTCCCTTTAATGCCAGCTACTATCGCGAGATCAATCGGCTTTTTGACGCCAGCCTTGCAACAGTGCAGTTCGGCGAAGGCCGAGGAAGCGATGTCGTCAAAGAGGTCAACGAGTGGGCAAGCAGAAAGACTCGAGGACGGATACCTCGCTTTCTGGAAGAGGCTCCCGAGGAAACCACGAAGATGCTGGTGCTCAACGCTATGTATTTCAAGGGCGACTGGAAAACTCAGTTCGATCCCGAGTTCACCGACAAGCGTGTTTTCCGCAACCAGGATGGAACTGCCACCAATGTTCCCATAATGTTCATCATTGAAACCTTCGACTTCGGGCATGACGACGGCCTGAACGCGGACGCTCTCAGGGTGCCGTACGCGGACGACCAGTATAGCATGATACTCATGCTTCCTCGAAACCGCCAGAGCCCCCTCGCGAGCATCGTGCAAGGCCTCAGCACGGAAAAGATAGACGAAATCATCGGTAACATGAAGCCCGAGCAAGTTGAGCTCAGCCTTCCCAAGTTGAGCTTGCAGAAGATGCTCAAATTGCGCTCTCCTCTCGAGAAACTAGGGCTTAGGGTGCCTTTCACAGACGCCGCGGATTTCAAGGGAATAAGCGAACAGCTGGACCTGCGACTTAACGAGATTCTCCACAAGGGCGCGTTGGACGTTGATGAGGTGGGGACGCGTGCCGTCGCGGCGACCCAAGCGCAGTTTGTGTCCAAGTCCCTCGTGCACTTCAAACAGTTCACCGTTGATCGTCCATTTTTGGCGTTTATCCGTCACGAACCCACTGGAGCGATCCTGTTCATTGTTCAGGTCTTATCCATGCAGGCGTGATGCACAACACGCTTTCACACTGGATTTTATGGTGACTCGCAGTCTTGTGTATTCAAAGGTGATTATGGCTTCGTGTGCGTGCCTATGCAAGTACTGGGA encodes:
- the LOC142583373 gene encoding leukocyte elastase inhibitor-like, with amino-acid sequence MNLHWLVFCIMAPLGVHGGLLDSLRELKAQKAQQRSQKTIGDVVNGNNGLGISLLQALGDQNVLLSPISVNIVLHMVLMGARGRTAYQMSAQMGRPSSALMSELLGRMSSPGGKSRATALDHASAVLIQEGAPFNASYYREINRLFDASLATVQFGEGRGSDVVKEVNEWASRKTRGRIPRFLEEAPEETTKMLVLNAMYFKGDWKTQFDPEFTDKRVFRNQDGTATNVPIMFIIETFDFGHDDGLNADALRVPYADDQYSMILMLPRNRQSPLASIVQGLSTEKIDEIIGNMKPEQVELSLPKLSLQKMLKLRSPLEKLGLRVPFTDAADFKGISEQLDLRLNEILHKGALDVDEVGTRAVAATQAQFVSKSLVHFKQFTVDRPFLAFIRHEPTGAILFIVQVLSMQA